Within the Thermus oshimai DSM 12092 genome, the region CCAGGCCGAGCGCCTTTCGGAGCGCTTGCGGGAGGGGCTCAAGGCCTTGGGGGTGAGCGCCAGCTTCGGGGTGGCGGGCTACCGGGGGGACCTCGAGGAGCTCTACCGCCGGGCGGACGAGGCCCTGTACCGGGCCAAAGAAAAGGGCAAGGACCGGGTGATGCGCGCCACCCGGGAGGGTTAAGGCAGCCGGTAGCCCGCCTTCTGGAGGACCTGCCGGGCCGCTTCCTTCTCCTCCCGGGTGGCGAAGCCGAGCCTCAAGGCCCCCGCCGCCTCGCGGATGGTGAGGACCTCGATGTCCTTGATGTTGACCCCCGCTTCCCCCAAGGCGGTGGCGATGCGGGCGATCTCCCCGGGGCGGTCGGGCACCTGGACCACCAGGTCGTGCATCTCCGGGAGGAGGCTTCGGCGGACGATGGGGAGGCTGTCCCGGGTGCGCTTGGCCGCCTCCGCCGCCTTCAGGAGCTCTTCTGGTTCGTCCAGAAGCCCTTCCAGCTCTAGAAGGACCGCCCTCAGCTCCTCTATGGCCCCTTTCAGGGCCTCCTTGTTCTCCACCACCATGTCCCGGCTCATCCTGGGGCTCCCCGAGGCCACCCGGGTGAGGTCCCGGAACCCCCCCGCGGCCAGGAACATGAGGAGGTCCCGGTGGGGGTGGCCGGCCACCAGGCGGTTTAAGGCCACGGCCAGGAGGTAGGGGAGGTGGGAGACCCGGGCCACCAGCTCGTCGTGGAGGAGGGGGGGCATCTCCAGGGGGTAGGCCCCCAGGGCCTCCACCAGCCCCCTGATCCCCTCCCTGGCCTTGGGGCTCGTCCTTTCCGTGGGGGTGAGGACCCAGACCGCGTTCTGGAGGAGGCCGGCGTGGGCGTTTTCCACCCCGGCCCGCTCGCTCCCCGCCATGGGGTGCCCCCCCAGGAAGTGGGGGAGGAGGCCCTCCAGCGTCCCCACCACCTTCCCCTTCACGCTCCCCACGTCCGTCCAGAGGCTTTCCGGGTGGGCGAAGGGGGCGATGGCCCCCCCGAGCCCCGCCAACGCCCCCACGGGGGCGGCCAGGACCCCAAGCTCCAGCTCCCCCACCCAGGGCCCCACCTCCGGGTGCACCCGGTCCGCCGCCCCCAGGAAGAGGGCCTTTTCCAGGGCCTTTGGGTCCCGGTCGTAGGCGTGGACCTCCTCGGCCAGGAAGCGCTCCTTAAGCCCCAGGGCCACGCTGCCCCCGAGGAGGCCCATCCCGAAGATGCCCACCTTGCGGAAGAGGGGCTTCATCCCAGCACGGGGCGGGAAAGGGTCTTGCCCAGGGCCTGGCTCAGGCGGCGCACCTTCTCCATGAGCTCGGCGAACTCGTGCTCGTGGAGCTGTTGCGCGGCGTCGGAAAGGGCCCGTTCCGGCTCGGGGTGGGTTTCCACGATGAGCCCGTCCGCCCCCGCGGCGAGCCCCGCCAGGGCCAAGGGCGTGACCCACTCCCGCTTCCCCGCAGGGTGGGAGGGGTCAACCCAGACGGGGAGGTGGGTCCAGCTCTTGAGGACGGGCACCGCGGAGACGTCCAGGGTGAAGCGGGTGGCCCGCTCAAAGGTGCGGATGCCCCGCTCCACCAGGATCACCTGCATGTTGCCCCGGCCCAGGATGTACTCCGCGCTCATGAGAAGCTCCTCCAGGGTCATGCTCATGCCCCGCTTGAGGAGCACGGGCTTTCTGGCCTCCCCCACCGCCTGCAGGAGGGCAAAGTTCTGGGCGTTCCTGGCCCCGATCTGGAAGGCGTCCGCGTACTCCGCCACCAGCTCCACCTGTTCTGGGGAGAGGACCTCGGTGACCACGGGGAGGCCCGTTTCCTTTCTGGCCTCGGCCAGGATCTTAAGCCCCTCCACCCCCAGGCCCTGGAAGGCGTAGGGGCTGGTGCGGGGCTTGAAGGCGCCCCCCCGGAGCATGTGGGCCCCGTGGGCCTTCACGTAGTGGGCCGCGGTGAGGGTCTGCTCCCGGCTTTCCACCCCGCAGGGCCCCGCGGCCACCATCACGTGCCCGCCCCCCGTCTTCCCCGTGGGGAACTCCAGCACCGTGGGGAAGGGCTGGACATCGGTGCTGGCCAGCTTCCAGGGCTTGGAGATGGGGATGACCTCGGCCACGCCGGGCAGGGCCCGGAAGTGCTCCATGAGCTCCGGGGTGGGCCCCCGGCCGATGGCCCCCACCAGGGTGGTTTCCACCCCTTGGGAGACGTGGGGCCGGTAGCCCACCTTCTCAATCTCCCGGATCACGTCCTGAAGCTCCTTTTCCGTGTGGTCCTTGCGCATCACGATCAGCATGCCGCCCTCCTCTAAAGCGCGGGGCGCCCCCGATTGGGGGCGCCCTTCCTTGCGGTGAAACCCTATGCGGGCCGCAGGGCGCCCCCGCCGGGACGATAAAAGCCGAAGGGGCACCCTAGGGTCCGCATATTGCCCCCAAGTTTAGGGGACGCCCCCTCCTTCCGTCAAGACCTCCACCCGCGCCCCCGTGGGGTCCAGTAGGCGCCCCGGGGCCACCCCCCTGGGCGCCAGGAGGGTATAGGAGAGAAGGCCCGTGGCCCCGGGCGGCGCCTTCCCCTGCCCGGCCCAGGTGTTGGCCCCCATGTGGTGGTGGTAGCCGTCCCAGGCGAAGAAGAGGGCCCCGGGGTAGGTGCGCAGGGTCACGGCCATGCCGAGCCTGCCCGCAAAGAAGGCCTCCGCCTCCTCCAGGCGTTCCACGTGCAGGTGGAGGTGGCCAAGGCGGGTCTCGGGGGGAAGGGGGGCGGGGTGGGGGGCTTCCAGGAGGAGCCTTTCCAGGTTTAGGGGGGCGGTGAACATCAGGGGGCCTTTGGGCCAGGCCCCTTCCGGCCGGTCCCGGTAGAGCTCGAGGCCACTCCCCTCCGGGTCGCGGAAGTAGAGGGCCTCGGAGACCCCGTGGTCCGCGGCCCCCTCAAAGTGGGCCCCCGCTTCCCAAAGCCTCCGGAAGACCCCCGCCAGGGCCTTCCGGTGGGGCAGGAGGAGGGCCACGTGGTAAAGGCCCACGCTGGGGTAGGGCCTTAGGGGGGCTTGGGGGTCGTGGAGGAGGAAGAGGCTAAAGGCCCCGCCTTCGGGGAAGAGGCGGTGGCGGGGCGGGTCCGCCTCGTGCTTTAGGCCCAGGAGGTCCCGGTAGAAGGCGAGCATGGGCTCCAGGGCCCGCACCCTTAGGGTGAGGCTCTGGAGCCTTAGGGGGAAGCCCACGGCTTAGCGCGAAACCGCCTCCTGGGCCTTCACCGCCTCCGTGTCCACGCTGAAGCGGACCTCCTCCCCCACGAGAAGCCCCCCCATCTCCAGGGGCACGTTCCAGGTGAGGCCGAAGTCCTTACGGTTCAGCTTCCCTTCAAAGTGGGCGGCCATGCGCTCGTTCCCCCAGGGGTCCTTGGCGGGGCCATAGGTTTCCACCTCAAAGCCGAGGGGCCGGGTCACCCCGCGGAGGGTGAGGTGCCCCTCCACCCGGTAGCGCCCCTCCCCCAAAGGGGTGATCCTCTCGCTCTGGAAGACGATCTCCGGGTGGTTCTCCGCGTCTAGGAAGTCGGGGGAACGGAGGTGGTGGTCCCGGTCGGCCACCCCGGTGTGGATGCTCTGGGCGTCCAGGCGGGCCTCCACCCGGATGGGCCTGCCCGCCTCGTCCGTTTCCACGTAGCCCTCCTTGAGGTTCAGGGTGCCCTTCACCGTGGCGATCATCATATGGCGCACCGCGAACTCCACGCTGGTGTGGGTGGGGTCCAGGTTCCACCGCATAGGCTCTCCTTTCTGGCCCTAGGGCCAGTTGCTACATTAAG harbors:
- a CDS encoding prephenate dehydrogenase/arogenate dehydrogenase family protein, whose protein sequence is MKPLFRKVGIFGMGLLGGSVALGLKERFLAEEVHAYDRDPKALEKALFLGAADRVHPEVGPWVGELELGVLAAPVGALAGLGGAIAPFAHPESLWTDVGSVKGKVVGTLEGLLPHFLGGHPMAGSERAGVENAHAGLLQNAVWVLTPTERTSPKAREGIRGLVEALGAYPLEMPPLLHDELVARVSHLPYLLAVALNRLVAGHPHRDLLMFLAAGGFRDLTRVASGSPRMSRDMVVENKEALKGAIEELRAVLLELEGLLDEPEELLKAAEAAKRTRDSLPIVRRSLLPEMHDLVVQVPDRPGEIARIATALGEAGVNIKDIEVLTIREAAGALRLGFATREEKEAARQVLQKAGYRLP
- the aroF gene encoding 3-deoxy-7-phosphoheptulonate synthase; protein product: MLIVMRKDHTEKELQDVIREIEKVGYRPHVSQGVETTLVGAIGRGPTPELMEHFRALPGVAEVIPISKPWKLASTDVQPFPTVLEFPTGKTGGGHVMVAAGPCGVESREQTLTAAHYVKAHGAHMLRGGAFKPRTSPYAFQGLGVEGLKILAEARKETGLPVVTEVLSPEQVELVAEYADAFQIGARNAQNFALLQAVGEARKPVLLKRGMSMTLEELLMSAEYILGRGNMQVILVERGIRTFERATRFTLDVSAVPVLKSWTHLPVWVDPSHPAGKREWVTPLALAGLAAGADGLIVETHPEPERALSDAAQQLHEHEFAELMEKVRRLSQALGKTLSRPVLG
- a CDS encoding VOC family protein, with protein sequence MGFPLRLQSLTLRVRALEPMLAFYRDLLGLKHEADPPRHRLFPEGGAFSLFLLHDPQAPLRPYPSVGLYHVALLLPHRKALAGVFRRLWEAGAHFEGAADHGVSEALYFRDPEGSGLELYRDRPEGAWPKGPLMFTAPLNLERLLLEAPHPAPLPPETRLGHLHLHVERLEEAEAFFAGRLGMAVTLRTYPGALFFAWDGYHHHMGANTWAGQGKAPPGATGLLSYTLLAPRGVAPGRLLDPTGARVEVLTEGGGVP
- a CDS encoding YceI family protein is translated as MRWNLDPTHTSVEFAVRHMMIATVKGTLNLKEGYVETDEAGRPIRVEARLDAQSIHTGVADRDHHLRSPDFLDAENHPEIVFQSERITPLGEGRYRVEGHLTLRGVTRPLGFEVETYGPAKDPWGNERMAAHFEGKLNRKDFGLTWNVPLEMGGLLVGEEVRFSVDTEAVKAQEAVSR